Proteins from a genomic interval of Papaver somniferum cultivar HN1 chromosome 4, ASM357369v1, whole genome shotgun sequence:
- the LOC113273666 gene encoding uncharacterized protein LOC113273666, translated as MTQDEYEEHCMAKSKLVIASNVGTVENEDGFIHVENDAESLEEAEDQRITKRSRNQVIQDNGSNPSIEGPILANHGGTSNDDATQNTYAEQIDEVEMDTREIFVADTKIESMKNQRSLPTEETGRDALQNAMQE; from the coding sequence ATGACCCAAGATGAATATGAAGAACACTGCATGGCAAAAAGCAAACTAGTTATTGCTAGCAATGTTGGTACTGTGGAAAATGAAGATGGGTTCATTCATGTCGAGAATGACGCTGAGTCTTTGGAAGAGGCAGAGGATCAAAGAATTACTAAGAGATCTAGAAACCAAGTTATACAAGATAATGGTTCCAACCCTTCCATTGAAGGTCCTATTCTTGCTAACCATGGAGGGACTAGTAATGATGATGCGACCCAAAATACTTATGCTGAACAAATTGATGAAGTTGAAATGGACACTCGAGAAATTTTTGTTGCTGACACAAAGattgaatccatgaaaaatcaaAGGAGCCTTCCAACTGAG